Proteins encoded in a region of the Zea mays cultivar B73 chromosome 2, Zm-B73-REFERENCE-NAM-5.0, whole genome shotgun sequence genome:
- the LOC100383748 gene encoding uncharacterized protein LOC100383748 has translation MSKLQRSSVSFRRQGSSGRIWDDPLRGLDLKGLSSSTTTTTTTPKAAPLHPDASLLAGDPSPRVVSRSLLMRHAGAGASSAGIIVESPDVVASASPSDAASVGVTRADGGERQERPKKLRRRISSAFCACMGHPPASHAQQ, from the coding sequence ATGTCGAAGCTGCAGAGATCGTCGGTGTCGTTCCGGCGTCAGGGCTCGTCGGGGCGCATCTGGGACGACCCGCTGCGGGGCCTGGACCTCAAGGGGCTGTCGtcgtcgacgacgacgacgacgacgacgccgaagGCGGCGCCGTTGCACCCCGACGCCAGCCTTCTCGCGGGGGACCCCTCGCCCCGCGTGGTGTCCCGCTCGCTGCTGATGCGccacgccggcgccggcgcctcaTCGGCAGGAATCATAGTGGAGAGCCCAGACGTGGTGGCCTCCGCGTCCCCGTCTGATGCGGCCAGCGTCGGCGTCACCAGGGCAGACGGCGGCGAGCGCCAGGAGAGGCCCAAGAAGCTGCGGCGGAGGATCTCGTCCGCGTTCTGCGCCTGCATGGGGCATCCCCCGGCGTCGCACGCGCAGCAGTAG